A window of Pyrus communis chromosome 3, drPyrComm1.1, whole genome shotgun sequence genomic DNA:
atccacccaatGGCAAGCTTTGAAAAGCCTATAATTACAAGGTCCTCACACAAGCATAAGGGTCGAAAAATCTCTACACAAAATAACCTCTTCACAAACCTTTTAAGACTAATATGTTGTCAAAGCTCTATTCGAAGAACATTCAACCAAAGCCAAAGCTTTCTCTGGACCAAAGTCAAAGCActtccttgaagaatcaacaagcactcgtgccaattccttcaagactttgttgcaagcctataaacttgtagcaacgtttgtttcaagatcaagttgcCAAGACCTTTGAAGCAACAAAATCCCGCACCAAACACTACCTTTGCAGCACTCTTGAGGTGAAGATCATCCACGCGTtgttttcaagctcaaaacttgaagcaatcgttcagCCGTTCgttcgagatcaagtcatcgcgacccttggatcaacaatcatgcatctacatcaaatttgaagattgaattaaaggaaaagttgtaaacagagattgtaacctacaaattcaaatcaatacaaatctattttgtacacgtgttctcatttcattacataatttttgtgtttacacCATCACAAACTAGTCCTCTAAAAAGCATATTCTTGGAAGAAATATCCTTCACATTGAAGTGAAAAGGATAAAGATGCATGGAACACCAATTGTCAAGAAAAATTGGTTTGCAGAAAGCAAATTTTGCTTTAAATCAAGCACATGAAGAACATTTTTCAACTGAAAACAATGAGTACTAGTATTTAAGGTAGATGCCAGAATGAAAGATAGGCAAACATTTTCCATCACCAGTGTAGACATGTTCATGACCATGATAAGCTTCATGATTTTGAAGATTGGTGTAGTTGTTAGTCATGTGTGAACTGGCACCAGAATCTACAAGCCAAGTAGGTGCAGAAGAGGTAGATCCAGTATTTGTAACCATGTGCAGAAGAGGTAGATCCAGTATTTGTAACCATGGCAAAATGAGAGGAAGTGCCAATGTAGCTTGGATTCATTCTTCGTGGACAATCAATTGCTTCATGATCATATTGGCGGTAAATCTGACAAGGAGTTCGTTTGCTAGAGGAATTACAGTATAAACGACCACCACGAGTGAAATGTTGATTATTCTGCCGATAACTGTTACGTTGTGAGTTGCCCATGAAATTACCCCTACCTTGATAGTTTTTAGGATTTTAAGAATTGCCATGATGTTGAGAGTAATTATGAGAACAGCCTTTAGAGAAATTGTGTGAAGAAGCATTTTGAGCATTCTATGCCTGAGAGTTCACATGTGGTGTGGGAAAAAGACCGACAAAGGAATTATACGCCTGAAAATGAGGAGTAATAGGCGATTTTTTGCGATTGTTCAATTGAATCTCTTTGCTCAGAAGAATGCAATGTAATTAATCAATTGTAGTAGATCCGATGTGAAATTGAATAGCATCAACAAAGGAATCATACTCTGATGGCAATCCATGAAGCGTGACGGAAATAAGCTCTGAATCCTCAACTGGAGCTCCAACACTCGCAAGAGCGTATGCGATTTCCTCAATTTGTTGGAGAAATTAAGCTGTTATGGATTCTCCTTTAGTGATGTTATGCAGATGAGATCTGAGATCATGAATGTGAGATTGAGATGCACCAGTCAGTCTTGATTCCAGTTTAGCCCAAAGTTCTCGAGAGGAATGAACTCCAACAGTATaaggaattagggttttagaaAGTGTAGAATTGATCCAGATGAGgatattttaatcattttcatACCAAAAAACATACTTTGGATTGATAAGAGAGGTGCAATTACCGGAATCATCAAGTAGCATTTGAGGCAGTGGAGGTGTCAATCCATCAACTATGCCGGTGAGATTGTAGCGACGAAAACTTAGAGTGAACAAAGTACTCTAAGTGAGATAATTGATAGTTGTGAGCTTAATCAGCACCATCAATCCAATGTTCTAAATCATGATGTAAGAAGTCGTTGGAGGTGTGATCGTGACAGAGGAAGTCATCGGATAAGGTTGATGAACCCAAGTTGTGGAGTCATATGAGGGAGAAACTGAAGTTGCCATTGATGTCAAAGGCTAGGGTTTTGAGATAGAGAAAGTGTAGAGATAGTGATTGCAATCACAGAGAAATAAGAAAGAAGAAATTGCATGCGGTGAAGCGTCTTTAGATCAAGCCATGAGACAGAAGGTGATTGATACCATATTGGGAATAAACTTTTCAttgattttaataataatattacaacTTGTATCTATACAATTATTCTCAACCAATGAGAGAAACACCTCATTCTAACTAACTAAAAACAACTATAACAAACTATCCAATATTTAAGGAAGATTTTTTGCACCTGCATTTATATTTTTACCCTCAATAAGGACAACATTGGAACCAAAGATAAGCTGAATACCACTGCTAGCTCATTCACTCTGATTGGCTTCGTGGTGCCTCAGGATGTGGCAAAGTTAAGGAATACCGGATCCATCATATTGGGGAAGGCTAGCTTGAGTGAGTGGACTTAGTTTAGGTCTCTTACAGCACCTGCTGGTTAGAGTGCCAGAGGTCATCAAAGAAAGGTTAGTATGAAGTTATTCTCAAATGCTTGTGAACTCTTGAGTTTTGACAGAGAATATGCACAAATATAACCGGTTGCAAAATTTCAATCAAGATAGAACTATAGGGACACTAAATAGAACCTTAGGGACATATCTTAATAATTTATCCTCAAGTTTCAACTCTGTAATGGGCATCAAATCAACTGTTGGTCTCACAAGCCGGGCGGGAGTGATTCCGTTAATCCCCAGACATGACACCATTGGGTATGTTATGTTAATCAAAACAAACATTCCTGAACATTTCTGCTCTATTCAAGAacctacttgttttgcaagagtAATGTTCATTACTTGTTTCAACAATATATTTATGCAATGGCTATTAATGAATTGCGTTGTGTTTAACTATATTAGACACATCACGAGAAGAGTGTTAGACATGGTTGATGTTCTTGATGCCATTGTAGGCTATGATTACAACTATCAAGCAACCCAAGAAACGTCCAAGTACGTTCGACATGGTGGCTATAAACAATTCCGTCAGAGATATGGACTTAAAGCAAAGAGATTGGGAATAGTTAGGAATTTGATCTTCACTTCTCGCAGTGGATCTCTCCGAGTTCAATCCTTTAAGAAACATTTCAAGACTTTAATCTAAAAACATTTGCACTTCCTAACTGTTATTCCTATTCTTTCAGCAAATTACAGACAAGCAAGTGTTGTTTTGGTAGACCATCTGGAAATAGCCAACCATTGATGTtatcttgaacttcaatttgaGCGGGGACGCAATAGCATCACTGGTTGAGTTCAAATTAGCCTTAAATGCATATCTAAAAGACCTAGTAGTATTTTTGGTTCGATCGTTAGCAAATGAAATCGCCTTCAACCTCAAATTGTTGGGTGTGGTAAGTAATATgtacaaattttcattttggtcTTTACATGTAATTAGTGTCCTTGTTGCGTATGACAAGAAGGGTTGTGCCATTTGGGATAACTTTTGGGGTGCTAAAAGGTTCTGAGCCAAAGCTTATACATATTGCCATGGCTTTGAGCAAGCTATTAAAGTTAGGAAGTTTCCTACATTTCTACCTTGAAGCTTTAGAACCCAAAttactttttataattttgtctTTGAACCATGAACAGTGATGTATTGTCTATTttcgatgcaaatttccaccatttcttgctttgacgaaaatgcagcTTACCAAAATTTGGTAAAGATGGAAGTATATATAGGGGAGTGGCTGGCCatggtgttagggttttaccctacacatggtagcatcctattggccaagaTTTATTGAGAGAATAttttcaagatattaaatatgaaatatatcttgagataatggttcaaatatccctaattgatttaaatagggattacttacttgatggagtgaatcttcaattgggaatgcattaaagataggatttggtaaTTAATTATTATCTTTAATGCCTTGATGTTTTCTTGTCATGGGTAGGTGAACTGTAGGTATTCAACTGCTTGGACCTTTAGGGGTGCTAAGCTGCACGTGGGAATATCTAAGAAGGCtacccatttaatgagggcaatcttgtctttcttgagcaaaagtTCATATGTCGCCTCTAGGATTTTTaagattattttaggctccacatcTATCATATCTTTAAATGAAACCCTTTTGTTTCATACAAGTAAAATACTGGGATGTTGAGAGCAGTTCACATTAAAGAATATAATGAAAGTCTCATTCTATAgttttaggatagaatcctcGTTCTAGTATGGGAGAATTCTAGGTGGTCTCTAGAAGTAGTTATTGCACCTTCTTAGAAATTTTGATTACTTGCAATGCATGCCAATTCATAGATTGTAAGAACTCCAAGACTTTAAGATCTGATTGTGTCCATATCTAGATATCTAGATCAGATTGCACGTTTGCaaaacaagcatggtcatccaGCAAAGTTGCTCGAACTTCGCCTATTGCCCCGGAACAAGGTGATAATGGCATCGTTGCTATATCTGAATTTGTTAAGTCCATGACTGAATTTTTGAAATAACTGTATTCAAATTAGCTTTACTCATGCCTCTGAAAATCATGGTCTCACAATTGTCCCTAATTATGTATTTGGAATACGTACCGTTTAGTCTTCTTTCTTCGTGTGGCGATCCAATGCTTGTAGAGTATGTAATGATGGGACTTTGTGTTTGTTGTGTGTgcacaaaaaataagaaattacctCAAATATTCTTCACTGATGTCTAATCGTCATTAAGCCTATTAGAGTAAAACACTTGGAACTTTTCATCCTTTGCTTCCTAGTTTAATCCGTCAATCCTTTCAAAGTAGGTAACTTCGAAGTAAGGAGTATTAAGGCGAAACACAAGTAAGCTTGTGGGGCTGGGACAGAGCTCAAAAGCCCTCTCCCGGTGACGTTAATTTGGAAGAATATCATCTCCCAAACCTATATTTATAAAGATTCTCATCGCGATATCTGGAGTACCACCTTACTCCGATACCAGGTATTAAATATTAAACCCATGGAAAACCTTTTGCACCAGGCTCACGGTAATGCATAAACTGGATTAAGGATAAGAAAGTGTTGGATCATACCCGGAATGACCTCTACATTTAAATGTCAGTTTGACATGTTTGAATTGTCTTTGTTTGTTTATTCCATTTGTTCTTTCACCTTGCCCCCATTCTAGGTTAGATGATTTCAATAGTGCAACATGTAACCAAGAAGGGATTTCCTTCTTAGTCTAAATTGCTGATTCATCCCTAGTAAATCTTAAACGAAGTTTTGTTAGGGATTTGGTCGCCTGCATGCAGGTTAGAAACACTTTTTGAATCCTTTTGTCATACCCTATGCATCATACATGAGCATTTCCGATCAGACTACATGTAGTTGGCTTGGCTAAGGCACTTCCACATGTTGGAGCTCCATTggaataaaatttctcttgaGGATTTTCTAGTCTGGATGCCTCATTCGGATGAATGAGGAataatattcccaagatattaaTTAAGAGATGATATCTTGCGATGATGATGGAAGCATTCATGATTAATTGTGATTGAAATTCCTTACTTGATGGAGTtgatcttcaattgggaatgtattaaagatatggTTAGTAattaatcctatctttaatgccTTTGACTTTTCTATGCCACGAGCAGGGGAGTTTTGAGTAGTCGCAGTCAGCTGCTTGGACCTTCAGGATGCTAAGTTGCACATGTGAACATTTGTGTAACCTGCCATTTATTGAGAGCATTCGTGTCTTTAGAAAAAATCCATATGTCATCTCCATAatttttgaaaacattttttGCTTGCTCCACAATTATCCACTTCGGTAAGGGACAAGTTTAGCGTTATGATCCATAAAAAATTGGGCCATCGATTTATGAAAAGAATTATGTAGTGTAGGGATTGTGGCTTGCTTTGAGGCCACAGTTGCAAATTTTATCTTGGACTTGGTACTTATGTTTTATTACCAAACCGTCGAGAATTTATAGTAATGTTGTAATCGGAACTTCCTCCAATAATGACAACTATTATAAGGATGCTAAACATAACGGAAAGAAGAAGTAAAAATACCTTGTCATTATAAAAGAGATTCATAAACAAAGTGTCATGATGACAAAACTCATACTTGCAACCCCATCAAGAATTAGATGTGACCGAAGACATAAATGAAATATGTTGAAAGAATTATGGGAATAGTCATGACAGTAGTAATGATCGGGTGCATAATGTTTAAATGTTTAAGTTAACACCCTGAGCTCAATaattggtgattttttttttatattttcagtttttcaatatatgtatgcatgtatgaGATTGGCTGTTTGATAACAGAAATATTCTTTGACAAAGACATTATTGGATCTTTGTATTTATTTCTCACTAATTAACCGTTTTGAGTGATTTATTAGTGTTGTGGTACATGAAAGGAATTATGTCTGTAGATTTAAAACCGCCACGACTCGCATTAGGGAATTACTTAAAATCAATATTTATGCTGGCTATTTGATAATAAAGGTGCTTTCAAATATAATGTGCGTCTAATTTCTATTAAAACATAAGGCATATGTATCATATGAGtgaagtgggagaatgtaagagtATTTCAATATTGTAATGGCCCACATGATAGAGTCCATGTGTGAGATATTTGATTTAATGAATATTCTTTTGAAAGTATTTGATGATGGACTTCATTGAAAAACAGGTCATCTCTCTGCCTATAATAGTTTACATAATGAAAAcacatatttgaattttaacgtGCAAGTAAGGCTAGAGTGAGAAATCATAATTTCCTCCACACCAATGGCTCGTCTATGGATCGCTCCAAGACATAGATTGTAGATGAATTGACGACTAATTATCAAGGTGTGACTTATGTATTCTACATTAATCGTTTGTGGAAATCATGAAATTCAAAATCTTAGCTCATGGATTGAGTCTTTGAATTTACCCAATTTTAAGTTTGCACTTTGCCGATAATCCAATGCCTTTTGAGCTTCGTCAAGTTAAAATTAGGTTAATTCTAGAACTTTTAAGTCTCATacttgccacttagtactacagtctagtggttcCTAAGAGGTCTTctgttcgattctcgccaaaagcgaatttgaatcacattattgctaactcattgtcaAGCTAAGCCCAACCTCCTCccttttagtataaataatatcttttgttcaacaaaaacaaaaatctcataCCTGAAACTCCGTCATTTTCCGATTGAAGTTTCTTTTTAACTTCCTCAATGAAGTAGAAAAAGATAatgttgttctttttttttttttttttttttgaacttttcgttagtgtttttttttttttgggagttttaatgaaacattcccggtattgttcacttttaacgaaaaaccacatttttaccttttcctggtactatttattacatatttatttatcatttttcattaaaactaaagtttttttggacttttcgttagttttcatttttctttattggCCCATAGAAATGTGGTTTTAAGTGTAtaattgttgaccctaaaaactaatttgggtccaaacaataaTACATTCATATAACCATCAAAGAATCAAAACTTTGCTCACCAAGTCCAGTATAAAACACAAAATGTCGCCAGCAAAAACCACAAGGCTAAATGTCTTTGGTGTTTAAACGTTGTTTGCCATGCAAACCATGCGTTGGATTATTTTAATGAGCCAAATTTTCACTCCCATCATCAATTTGGCATCTATTGACTAGTCTAGGTTCTTTATTTTCGTTCTCGATGAACACATTTCTCCCCGTGAAATAGGGAGTTGATCCGTGCGCATTGGATTATGCTAATTGAAACTAAAGATGATACTAGGGGAAATGATAATGCtaagaaaaccaaaattttaaatcaaatttgtaaactaaatgatatgtcaccaataagaaataagcacattaatcaacgtttaagtagtaatttaattatcaacaaccacatcatttggtttgtaaatttgatttaaaaatttgatctctctaacattacccttagggaaaaataaaaaaaatctaaagccattgtttgataacaattttttttttttttaattagtaagTGGTACACATGAACCTTTAGTTATCATCCcacattttgtttatttatacaTGAGAAATACTAAGAGGCTCTTTTAAAAGTGGGACTTTCTGTCACCTCACAATTTAACGTCAATTATcatgtcaatattataaaacattgtgccaaaaatATAAAGTGTCTGAGAGTTTATGAaaagtctcacttttgagatagtcttcttaacatttctcttgtaCAGAAACAAAACTTCATCTACTTATGACCTGAAATAAAGAAGGGGGTGTAAGAGGAGAAAAAGATTCATGGTTATCATtcctctttaatttttaaaaagcgaaaaatgaaaatgaaatggttataaAACAACTCTTTGTTGATtccatcatttttattttttaacaaaaggtTCATTGATACATTACAACACGACTACAAGAAGGGTTCAACTGAATACAGATTCTCCAATTACCAAATCCTTGTTCATCATATTtgattactaaaaaaaatattataaaaggGCCACCACCAATGGGCAAAACAATCAAAACAGCTACAGaagaatatataatatataattttttatgcttCAACAGTTCCACTGTATAATCCCTCCCTGCCCTTCAAGCTTTGCTATATACAGAGAAAAATGGAAAAGGTCGGTTCAATAATATTTCTCAACCATTTGTTCATAATATGCCTGGCCACGCCATTAATGGTACAGAGCACCATTGAAAACCCTAGGGAGAACATTGACCAATGGTTCCAAAACCTCCCCCGTGTAAAACAGAAGCTGACCAGGCTGCATTTCTACTTCCACGACGTAGTTCTCGGCCCACACCCAACCGTAGTGGCGGTGGCCAATGCATCCAATACTTTCACATCACCCACCTTCTTCGGCCGAGTCAACATCTTCGACAACCCCTTGACCCAGGGACCCGAACCTGGTTCCAAGCTCGTGGGTCGGGCGCAAGGGCTATATGGGTTTACCTCACAGGAGGAAGTGAGCCTGCTTATGGCTATGAACTTTGTtttcaggagttggaagcacAACTGCAGCAGCCTCACCGTTTTGGGGCGGAACCGGGTTGGGCAGTCGGTTAGAGAGTTGCCCATCGTCGGCGGAACCGGTGTTTTTCGGTTGGCACGTGGATTTGCGTTGGCCAAGAGTTATTTCTTTAATGCTAGTGTTGCCACTGTTGAATATAATGTTGCAGTTTTGCATTATTGAATGAGATTCGTGGTGTAAATCtgggtttattttttaagataTGTTTCTGGTGTATCCACAACGTTCTAATTAGTATTCTTATATTCAAATTATAAcacaaatatttatttattattaatatgttCTATaactaaaatatattatttatgtcgcttatttatattataacacgaaaaatagtacattacgTAGAAAATATTCTGCATGCAAAAATTTTTCATTTAGTTCCTATTTGCGATAGGTTTCGTTGTCTTTTGAAGAGAACTGCTCTTCTAATGTCCTCATTTTAAAAACCTGTGAAGTTCTTTTTTATATGAGCCATTAGATTAATCTTATGACAGGTTAAACTGTTAACTTAAAAAATCCATGTTACAACGAAAGACAATAATTTTGGGAAgtgattaaattataaaaaaatttctctctgAGAAAACTTCCGCATTCTTCCTCTTCTACTCCACATCCCCTTcccctctccatctctctctctcaatcgtTCACTCACCTTCTCTATTGTtgaggtttttttattttttttattttttttcattttcgcaTATGAAAAGGGAGAGGGatctatttcaaaattttcaccattgttgaaaattttcatatgaAAAAATGGTTCACGTGTTCAAGAAGGGGATTCCAATTTTTTAAACGACACAAtctcaaatttttttggtgCTTTGTaactaattgagtttgaatattATTGATAAACGATTGGATGTGTAAAGTTATTAGGTTTTATGCAATTGGATTGCTGGCTTCAAATATTTGACGAGGAGACTAGGTTTTGTAGATGCAAAAGATTCGACATGATCTGAaaccttcttctctcttcttattttttgttttttgttttttgttgtatAAATTAGTATTTTGTGTATAAATTAATCTGAGAACTTATCTAAAAAAGGAGCTCACATGCGGTCAAAATGAGGTCACTAGGACAGCAGGTTTTTGGAATTTTAATATGTTGTATAAAGTTGGAGTTATATGACCTTGGCAAATGACAAGTAGCCTTGTGGTTTTTGCTGGCGACATTTTGTATTTAATATTGGATTTGGTGAGCAAAGTTTTGATTCTTTGCTGGCGATACGAATGTATTATacactaaaaaaattttaattatatggGCCACTGGTGTATTAAGACAATAATACTAGCTAGAATCATCAAaactttattaaattattaagcaCAACCACTTAATGATATGGCAAACGATTTGAAAGCATCTTGTTAAAAAATGAGGATTGAAATTTGAGACAAATTTGCAAATGAATATGTTTGTAACTAAAGATTTCCGAGAGTTGGTTTACTTAACATAAATGAGAGTGAAAAAATTAGATATTTATAAATAGagtaaagaaagaaaattggatCAACTATCTCTTAGTTGATCTGATTTCTAATTGTTAAGTATTTGATTACGGAGCTTAAGGGGAAACTCATACTTGTTCAATTCTGTGTGttaataaacattaaaaaaagttaaaaagtgaAATGATTCGTGTACTCATATTTTAGTTAACACATGGAGTCACAATGACTCCAATTCATTTCATGTAGTAAAAATGAGATTGTTTTATACGTTTAACTTTGCTCTTTTACGCCAATAAATAAAAGTACAACATTTTTTACTGTTTCATTAAGGGATTTGAAAGAAATTTCAATCGGAAAATGACAGAATTTCAAGTATGAGATTTGAAGTTCCATAATTAATAATTCTAACTTGACGGAGGTACAAATCTAGAAATGAGTACATCTGTGTTAGTGGTGGATGAAATGGtgatggcggtggtggtgggaaTGGTAGTGGTGGAAACAGCAACAACTGTCATGGTGGAAACATAAACAGAGTACTGTTCTAAAAAACCTCACCTAGCGCCGCCAAGGTCCCGCCTAAGCACTGGGTGGTTGGCCACTGCCTCAATTAGTCCCTAggcattaaaaattaataaagtgcGCCTAGACCAGCTTAGGCATGTCCGCTTAGGTCGCAACTcttacttagacaaaaaatcgatacattttattttgcattttatttttacaataaaatgtaagaaGCTTAttaaatacttggatgaacactcattatatgcttgttccccatattttcaatatattctaatactttataatctactatttgattttgcaatttatgttatCTCAATACATTATGTgcttttttaagtataaataggcacttatttatacaatatctAATAAATTTACTTCAATCTGTCTACGCGCTAGGTCCTAACCCGCTGCCCGACTAacgcctaacgtcttttagaaccttcaCATGTGGATCTTGATAACGTAGAACTATGAGCAACTACCATTATATGATACTTGCAAACGGCTTCATAATTGCACTTAGAgaaaggaaacaacataaatcatGACACCACAATCCAAATTCTTAATAATTCTAAATCATACTACAAATGGTTTGGAGCTCAAGTAGTTAATAGTTTTTACAGatattgtaacatcccgtcccaggattattaaaacgtacatGGGAAATTATGATTTTACCCCTAATTTGTTCGTTTACACattagtgttgtgttgtgtggtgttgtaggaccacacacactcataccctctctttctctcccgggattccctccctctttccctcactctttgtctttctctgtctctgtctctctctttccccgagttcctcttcttcttcattctacatacggacacacacacaaacatactcaaatcttcacgaatcaagaaacca
This region includes:
- the LOC137727669 gene encoding dirigent protein 22-like, translated to MEKVGSIIFLNHLFIICLATPLMVQSTIENPRENIDQWFQNLPRVKQKLTRLHFYFHDVVLGPHPTVVAVANASNTFTSPTFFGRVNIFDNPLTQGPEPGSKLVGRAQGLYGFTSQEEVSLLMAMNFVFRSWKHNCSSLTVLGRNRVGQSVRELPIVGGTGVFRLARGFALAKSYFFNASVATVEYNVAVLHY